Below is a genomic region from Desulfobotulus pelophilus.
AGCCAATGATTTCAAGGAGTTCTTTTTTTGCCTTTTGCACGGCTGTTTTAAATCGGTTCAGTTCATGGGCCTGCTGTCTGTCATTAATGGAATATTGCGGGATGACGTCCACACCCTCCCGTCCGACCATATAGGCTTTACCAATGCAGATTCCCGGTGCTCCACTGATGCCTTTGCATACGGTTTCTGTTTTTTCTGCTGTAGGCATAACTTTGCTTATTCTCCAAATCCGTTTTCGACGAGCTCGGCAATATGGTCGAGGATGGGAAGATCTTCAGGGTCTTCCGCATGAAGGGTAATGCGAGCACCCTGTTCACAGGCAAGGGTGAGTATGTCAATGATGCTTGAAGCATCCACTTTTTCAGCTTCACGGGAAAGCCAGAGGCCAGCTTTAGCTGACTGGGCAATGCGGGCGATGGCCGCAGCAGGTCTGGCATGGAGGCCTAAAGGATTACGTATGGTCAGTTGTTTTTGATACACGGTTGTATGCGAAGCCAGAAAGTGGAAGTGTCAACGGGATGGTCCCTGTGGAAACCCGTACGGATAAAACGTATGAATTGTATACGCTTTTGTCGGGATTGCAACGGTCAATTTGCTGCTGTTCTATTATGAAGGAGAAGAGGCGGGGTGTGTTTTGCTTTGCAGCAATATGTGAAAAAGGGGATGCAGGGGAACCTCAATGGTCCCTTGCATCCCCAGCTTGTGCCCGGTTCCGCCGAAGAAGGGTGGCCCAGAATGACTTTTCCTGAAAGAGTTTGTGCTGGTTCGATCAGGGAAAGGGTATTGCAGGGAACAATTACTTCATGGCATCTTTGAGGGCTTTCCCCGGAATAAACTTAGGGATTTTTCTGGCAGCGATCTCGATTTCTTCACCTGTTTGGGGGTTGCGCCCTTTTCTTGCCTGACGCTCCATGGCCTTAAAGGTACCAAAGCCTACGAGGGTTACGGGCTCGTTGTCAGCCAGCGCTTTGGTGATGGTGGAAAAGACTGCGTCAACAGCAGCCTGTGCATCTTTTTTAGAGCTTACAACCTTTGCAACTTCTGCGACCAAATCACCCTTGTTCATGCAGAACCTCCTTGAAAGTTAATCTTGATAGCTTTTACGATGACAGGATAAAACGTAGGTAGTGGTTGAACAAAAACTGTTTTATTCCCATGGCAGTGAAGAGCGATCTCTGCGCATCCTTACTGAATTTTATTTCTTAAAACAAAAAAAATTTTTAAGAATTAAGATTCCTGCCATTGAGTGAGCCTGGTAAAATAACGTCGTTTTTTGATCAGTCACTGGGTAAAACGGGCATGAAAATAAGCTTGCGGTAACCGGATTGTCCGGAGAGCACGTCTTCTTGGAAAGAAAGCTACATGCGGAGCTAAATTACGTGCTTGTCCAAAGCCTGTCAAGGGAGAATTTTTATTCAATTCCGTTTGAAAATTAAAATGTTATGATGATCAAAACAGAAAAGGTAGCGTGTCGGCTGTGTGCTGGCTGGGCATCTGTCTGAATTTCTATGAAAAAGATGCGTGAACAACGTTTTGTGCGTGTGTATGGTATAGCAGCAACTTTATTCCTGTGCAACCTTGATTTTTTTGTAGCCCGAATAAAATTATGTTTTTCGTTTTATTTTGTACAATGAATAGGGGGGACGTTGCAGGGGAATGGACGAGGAACGGTGCTGTCCGGATGAAAAACAGGGCAGGGCGTACAGGAGGGGGGGCTGAGCCTGAAAGATTAGAAACCTTTTATTTTTACCGGGTACTTAATGTAGATAATGGTGCTGAAAGGAAGAGAACCTTTTACCGTATCGGTCCATGTAAGCCTATATGGAGATGTGTTTTTTCGTGCGTATGCAAAAATAACTTGACCCTTGGTCATTTTGCGGGTAGTGACATACATAAGTGTTTATGTTGGCACAATAAGAAGACCTTGGAAGGATTGTATCGTGGCGAATACTTTTGCGGGCAGCTTTTATTGCTATTATTGGTGGTACTATTTTAGTATCGACCTGCCTGCACGTGCGCCTCGAATGGCAAGGTAAACCAGCACACGTACCAAAGGCGGGTCGGCAAAAGGACTCTCCCACGGTATGGATAGAAAAGACAGATAATGTAAGGGCCGTGGGAGAACTTCCTACGGCCCTTTTGCATTGAAAAATATTGCAAGGAGAACGCAGCATGATCGGCAAACAGATTCGCATGGAACGAATTATCAACAGGGCAACGGGAAAGACCATTATTGTTCCTCTGGATCATGGAGTTTCTGTCGGGCCCATTGATGGCATCCGTAACTTGAGAGCAACCATACAGAAGGTGGCTGAAGGCGGTGCCAACGCCATTGTTGAGCACAAAGGACTGGTTGAGGATGGCCTCCGGGGTAGTGGCCCGGATATCGGTCTTATTATTCATCTTTCTGCATCCACGAGTCTCTCTCCCAAGCCCAATGCCAAAACCATAGTCTGTTCGGTGGAAGAAGCCATCCGACTTGGGGCTGATGCGGTGAGTGTGCATGTGAATTTGGGTAACGGTGATGAAAAACAGATGCTTAATGATTTTGGCCGCATCAGTTATGAGGCAAGAAGCTGGGGGATGCCGCTTCTTGCCATGATGTATCCCCGGGGCGAAAAGATTCGGGATGAGTACGATAAGGAAGCCATCAAGCATGCCGCCAGGGTAGGGGCTGAAATGGGTGCGGATATTGTAAAAGTGTCCTATACGGGCTCTGCTGAGACTTTTCAGGAGGTGGTGGAGGGCTGCTTCAGGCCCGTTGTCATTGCAGGAGGTCCTAAAATGGATTCGGACCGGGATATTCTTGAGATGGTCAAGGGGGCAACGGATGCGGGAGGAGCCGGTGTTTCCATGGGACGGAATGTATTCCAGCACCAAAATCCCAGAGGGCTGGTACGCGCTTTTGCCGCCATTGTCCATGATGGGGTGTCTGTGGAAGAAGCCATGCTGATTTTGCAGAGTGAGAGTGCTTGAGTAGGGGCTGTTTCGCTCAGATGGTTTTGCATTGATCTTTAGTATGAGAGGTGGATAAGAATGCAGGAGATATGGGTAAAAATTTCCCCATGGAATAAGGAGCTGGTACTGACAGCCCTTGAGGGAGGAGCGCACGGGCTCTGGGTGGAAGATGGCAGGGGGCAGGAAGTGGCTGAGCTGGCAAGGATTCCTGTGCTTGCATCGGATGGAGATTATATTCCGGGAGAAACGGCTGAAATTTTTAAAATTTCTGACGGAAGTCAGGAAGAGGCTGTGGCGGCTCTGTCTGTCAGTCGTCTTGTGGTGCTGGAGTGTACGGACTGGACCATTATTCCCCTTGAAAATCTTATTGCCAAAAAAGCGGATGTTATGCCCGTGGTGCGGAGTTTTGAGGAAGCACGCACGGCCTTTGGTATTCTTGAGGTGGGCGTCCGGCGGGTGATGCTGGATATTCAGGACCCTCTGGCCCTGCAGTCGGCCCTTTCCGGTTTGCAGGAGGTCCATGGCAGTGAAGTTCTGGAGGAGGCTGTGGTGACGGAAGTCCGGTCCCTTGGCATGGGAGACCGGGTCTGTGTGGATACCTGTACATCCATGCTGCCCGGCCAGGGTATGCTGGTGGGCGACAGTTCTTCGGCCCTTTTCCTTGTGCATGCAGAGACAGAATCCAATCCCTATGTGGCGCCCCGGCCTTTCCGGGTGAATGCCGGAGCCGTGCATGCCTATACCCGTGTGGACGGGGGGCGTACCCGCTACCTTGCCGAGCTTAAGGCCGGTGATTCAGTGATGCTTGTGGACAGTAACGGAAACACCAGTCCCGCTGTGGTGGGTCGGGTGAAGATAGAAAAAAGACCCCTCCTTCTGATCCGTGCTGAGGTTGCTGGAAGAGGTATCCATACCATTGTGCAGAATGCGGAAACCATCCGCCTGACGGCACCGGGAGGCAGGCCGCTGTCCGTTGTGTCCATCAATCCCGGAGACCGTGTGCTGGTCTGTCTGGAAGAGGGTGGCAGGCATTTTGGCCATGCGGTGGAAGAAACCATTACGGAACAGTAGGGATGGGTGAAAACATGACGGAAGATATGGAAGGGGTGCGACAGGCACTGGATCGCCTGCGTATCCGCATAGACAGCATAGATGATACCATCCTTGATCTTCTCAATGAAAGGCTGGAACTTGGGCGGGAGATCGGAGCTGTTAAGGAAAAGGCCGGGCTTCAGGTGCTGGACCGGTCCCGGGAAAAGAGTATTTTTGACCGCCTTGTGGCCCGTAGCGCGGGAAGACCTGTTTCCGATACCCTGATCCATCATTTATATGGCATTGTTATGGCTGCTACCCGTGAGGTGCAGCGTTCCCGGACCATCGCCTATCTTGGTCCGGAGGCCACCAACACACATATTGCTGCGCTGCAGCAGTTCGATTATGCAGGCCAGTTTGTTCCCAGAACCACCATTGCCGATGTTTTCGAGGAGGTGGAAAAGGGAAGTTGTGACTATGGTGTGGTGCCCGTGGAAAACTCACTGGAAGGGGCTGTGAACCACACGCTGGATCTTTTGTTCCTCTCTCCCTTGAGTATCTGTGCGGAAACCTGCTTTGCCATTTCCCATGATCTTTTATCCCGTGAAACGGATCTTTCCACGGTTTCCGTTGTGTATTCCCATCCCCAGGCTCTGGCCCAGAGCAGGCGCTGGCTGGCCCAGAACCTGCCCCATGCCCGTCTTGTGGAGATGGCCAGCACGGCGGCGGCGGCAAGAAAGGCAGCCATGGAGCCGGGTGCCGCTGCGGTGGCGGGTTCCCAGGCTGCGGCCATATACAACCTTCAGGTACTGGCATCCCATATAGAGGACAGTGGTCGCAATACCACCCGTTTTCTGGTCATCGGGAGGGACGAGACACGGCCCACGGGATCGGACAAGACAACCATCATGTTTGTTACGGCCCACGTACCCGGTGCCTTGTTCAGTGGTCTGAAGCCCATGGCGGATCTGAACATCAACCTTGTGAAGCTGGAGTCAAGACCCACCCGTCAGGAAAACTGGAATTATTTTTTCATTGCCGACCTTGAAGGCCATCGGGAGGATGAACTCATCCGGGAGGCCATTGACAGAATGCGGCCGAACTGCCTTTTCCTGAAAACCGTGGGCTCCTATGCCCGGTGCAGTTTTTAAGGGGGAATGATGGATGCCGAGACTGCTCTTTTCGGAGTGATGGGTCATCCTGTGGCCCATAGTCTAAGCCCTGTGATGCACAATGCCGCCTTTGGTTTTCTGGGACTTAACGCCGTTTACCTTGCCTTTGATGTAAAGGATCCCGCAGGAGTTCCCGTTGCCATGAGAACGCTTGGTATCCGGGGCATGAGTGTGACCCTGCCCCATAAGGAAGCTCTCTTGTCACTGGTGGATGAGCTGGATCCCATGGCAGAGAAAATGGGAGCGGTGAACACCCTTTGCCTGAAGGATGATGGCAGAATTATCGGGTTGAATACGGACTGGTGCGGAGCCAGGGATGCCCTTCTGGAGGCAGGTCCCCTTCATGGAAAAAGGGTTGCCATTCTGGGTGCAGGAGGGGCTGGCAGGGCTGTGGCCTTCGGTATTCGTGAGGCTGGGGCTTTTCCCCTCATTGTGAACCGTAGCCGGGAAAAGGGGGAGGCGCTGGCCCGTGATCTGGGGGCTGATTTCTGTCTTCTTTCGGATTTTACGGGGACAGGTATGGATATTCTGGTGAATACAACCTCCCTTGGCATGCATCCGGATGTGGATATCATGCCTGTTCCGGCTGCCGTACTCCATGGGGGGATGGTGGTTATGGATATCGTTTACAATCCCAGAAAGACAAAGCTGATCAGGGCTGCGGAGTCCCTTGGATGTCGGGTGGTGGATGGCCTTGAAATGTTCATCCGTCAGGGGGTTTTGCAGTTTGAGTTATGGACGGGCAGGGAAGCTCCCGTTGATTGCATGCGGAAAGCCGTTGAGGCTGTTTTATGAAGATTAAAGTAATTGTAGCGTATATTTTCTTTGGTAATTCAAAAGTCTTCAATTAGCTGCATAGACAGCCAGGCCATTTGTTCGTGACGCAATCTTATTCTTAGAGCTTCTTGCCCTGTGCGGGAGCGGCAAAAACTCCCCGCCACAGGCAGAATAGGCTTTTTGATTACCATGGCAGGCTTAAGCATGCTGCCTTTGTGGCAGCTCAAACAGTTTGCCGCTTCTTTCGCACAGGCCTTCAAAACTCTGATCCGAAACGGTTGCAACGTCACTCACAAATAGTCCGGCTGTCTTATACAGGAACCAGGCTGCTGAAGTTAAAATATGGATTTCCTGAAAAGAATATGCTGAATATTAATAAATGAAAGGGAATACCATGTCCGAGGCCCTGTTTGAGGTGCGCCCCCATCGTCCGGAAAACATCACTGTCCGGATTCCGGGATCCAAAAGTTATACCCACCGGCTGCTTATTGCCGCAGCCCTTGCCGATGGCCCTTCGGAGGTATCGGGCTGCCTGCGCAGTGAGGATACCCTTCTGACGGCCGAGGCCCTTCGTCAGTTGGGCATCTCGGTAAAAGATCACGGAGACGGCAGAATGGTCGTGGAGGGAAAGGGCGGGAGGCTGGAGGGAACCAGTGATGTCGTTTTTCTAGCCAACTCAGGAACTTCCATGCGTCTTCTTTCGGCCGTCGCCGGTCTTGGTGAAAAGGCCAGCACCCTGGATGGTAATGCCCGCATGAGGCAGAGAC
It encodes:
- a CDS encoding HPr family phosphocarrier protein, with product MYQKQLTIRNPLGLHARPAAAIARIAQSAKAGLWLSREAEKVDASSIIDILTLACEQGARITLHAEDPEDLPILDHIAELVENGFGE
- a CDS encoding HU family DNA-binding protein; this encodes MNKGDLVAEVAKVVSSKKDAQAAVDAVFSTITKALADNEPVTLVGFGTFKAMERQARKGRNPQTGEEIEIAARKIPKFIPGKALKDAMK
- a CDS encoding 2-amino-3,7-dideoxy-D-threo-hept-6-ulosonate synthase, with the translated sequence MIGKQIRMERIINRATGKTIIVPLDHGVSVGPIDGIRNLRATIQKVAEGGANAIVEHKGLVEDGLRGSGPDIGLIIHLSASTSLSPKPNAKTIVCSVEEAIRLGADAVSVHVNLGNGDEKQMLNDFGRISYEARSWGMPLLAMMYPRGEKIRDEYDKEAIKHAARVGAEMGADIVKVSYTGSAETFQEVVEGCFRPVVIAGGPKMDSDRDILEMVKGATDAGGAGVSMGRNVFQHQNPRGLVRAFAAIVHDGVSVEEAMLILQSESA
- a CDS encoding 3-dehydroquinate synthase II; this translates as MQEIWVKISPWNKELVLTALEGGAHGLWVEDGRGQEVAELARIPVLASDGDYIPGETAEIFKISDGSQEEAVAALSVSRLVVLECTDWTIIPLENLIAKKADVMPVVRSFEEARTAFGILEVGVRRVMLDIQDPLALQSALSGLQEVHGSEVLEEAVVTEVRSLGMGDRVCVDTCTSMLPGQGMLVGDSSSALFLVHAETESNPYVAPRPFRVNAGAVHAYTRVDGGRTRYLAELKAGDSVMLVDSNGNTSPAVVGRVKIEKRPLLLIRAEVAGRGIHTIVQNAETIRLTAPGGRPLSVVSINPGDRVLVCLEEGGRHFGHAVEETITEQ
- the pheA gene encoding prephenate dehydratase, yielding MGENMTEDMEGVRQALDRLRIRIDSIDDTILDLLNERLELGREIGAVKEKAGLQVLDRSREKSIFDRLVARSAGRPVSDTLIHHLYGIVMAATREVQRSRTIAYLGPEATNTHIAALQQFDYAGQFVPRTTIADVFEEVEKGSCDYGVVPVENSLEGAVNHTLDLLFLSPLSICAETCFAISHDLLSRETDLSTVSVVYSHPQALAQSRRWLAQNLPHARLVEMASTAAAARKAAMEPGAAAVAGSQAAAIYNLQVLASHIEDSGRNTTRFLVIGRDETRPTGSDKTTIMFVTAHVPGALFSGLKPMADLNINLVKLESRPTRQENWNYFFIADLEGHREDELIREAIDRMRPNCLFLKTVGSYARCSF
- a CDS encoding shikimate dehydrogenase codes for the protein MMDAETALFGVMGHPVAHSLSPVMHNAAFGFLGLNAVYLAFDVKDPAGVPVAMRTLGIRGMSVTLPHKEALLSLVDELDPMAEKMGAVNTLCLKDDGRIIGLNTDWCGARDALLEAGPLHGKRVAILGAGGAGRAVAFGIREAGAFPLIVNRSREKGEALARDLGADFCLLSDFTGTGMDILVNTTSLGMHPDVDIMPVPAAVLHGGMVVMDIVYNPRKTKLIRAAESLGCRVVDGLEMFIRQGVLQFELWTGREAPVDCMRKAVEAVL